Part of the Halobaculum halobium genome, AGCGGCTTAGTTCCCGGCGGCGACTCCCGCGGGCCCCGTCGAATCCGACTGCGTCAGATCAGACGCCGTCGAGCAGCCGGCGGTCGTCGCCGGCGATCGCACCGGCGTGAGAACGCCCCGAAGGTGCGGGAATCCACCCGGGAAACGAGCGGACTTACAAGGCGCCTCGAAGAAGTGCGGGGACATGAGCGACCGCGACCCCAGCGACGACAGCGAAGACCCGAACGCAGAGGTCCAGTATCACATCGAGGTCGGCTCCGACGACGTGGCCGACACCGTCCTCCTCCCGGGCAACCCCGAGCGCGTCGACAAGGTGACCGCGCTGTGGGACGACCACGAGGAGGTGGGCCAACACCGCGAGTACCGCACCGCGACCGGCGAGTACGACGGCGAGCCGCTGTCGGTCACGTCGACCGGGATCGGCTCCCCCTCGGCGGCGATCGCCGTGGAGGAACTCGCGCGCGTCGGCGCGGACACCTTCATCCGCGTCGGCTCCTGTGGCGCCATCCAGGAGGGGATGGAGGTTGGCGATCTGGTGATCACGTCCGGGGCCGTCCGCCAGGAAGGGACGAGCAAGGAGTACGTCCGGGAGGACTACCCCGCGGCCACCGACCACGAGGTCGTCTCCGCGCTCGTGGCCGCCGCCGAGCGCCTGGGGTACGACTATCACGTCGGGATCACCATGTCGGCCGACTCCTTTTACGCCGGGCAGGGTCGCCCCGGGTTCGAGGGCTTCGAGGCCGCCGGCAGCGACGCGCTCGTCGAGGAACTGCGCGAGGCGAACGTGAAGAACATCGAGATGGAGGCCGCGGCGATCGCGACCATCGCGAACGTGTACGGCCTCCGCGCCGGCGCGGTCTGCACGGTGTACGCCAACCGCGTCACCGGCGAGTTCCGCACGGAAGGCGAGTCGCGCGCGGCTGAGTGCGCCAGCCTCGCGGCGGCGCTTTTGGCGCGGATGGACGAGGTGAAGCGCGAGGCGGGCGTCGACCGCTGGCACGCCGGCCTGTCGCTGGAGTAATCGAGCACTCGCCCGACTCGGCCGCCAGAATCGCCCGTTGCCGGCGGTTTCAACACGCATTTATCCTCCGCCCGGGAACACGCGTCCATGAGCCAACAGGTCGTCGTCGTCGGGGCCGGGTACGCCGGTGCCGGGACGGTGAAAGCGTTCGAAGACGCGATCGAACCGGGTGAGGCCGAACTGACGTGGGTGTCGGACACCGATTACCACCTCGTGCTCCACGAGTCCCACCGGGTCATCCGCAAGCCCGAGGTCGAGTCCAAGGTCGCCATCCCGGTCGAAGAGATCAAAGACGACGACACGGACTTCGTCCGGGGTCGCGTCACCGAGATCGACACCGACGAGCGCGTGATCCACACCCGCGACGGCGACGAGATCGACTACGACTACGCCCTCGTCGCCGTCGGGTCGGCGACGGCGTTCTTCGGCATCGACGGGCTGCGCGAGCACGCGCTCACGCTCAAGACGCTCGACGACGCCCGCGAGATCCACCAGGCGGTCAAGACCGCCGGGCAGGAGGCGACCACCACCGACCCCGCGAAGGTGCTCGTCGGCGGCGCCGGTCTCTCAGGGATCCAGTCGGCCGGCGAGATCGCGGAGTACCGCGACGACCACAAGGCGCCGATCGACATCGAGATCGTCGAGGGGCTCGACTCCGTGTTCCCGAACAACGACCCCGAGGTGCAAGGCGCGATCCAGAAGCGCCTGAACCAGAAGGACATCGCCGTCTCCACCGGCGAGTTCATCTCGAAGGTCGACGAGAACGCGGTTTACCTGGGCGGCGCAGAGTCGGAGTACTACGGCGAGGACGGCGAGGGTGACGCGCCCGAGACCGACGAGATCGACTTCTCGAACGACCTCGTGATGGACTACGACGTGCTGCTGTGGACCGGCGGCATCACGGGCCAGCCCGAGGTCGAGGAGTTCCACCTCGACGCCGACGAGCGATCCAACCGCGTGTACGCCGAGTCCACGTTCGAGACGAGCGACGACCGGGTGTTCGCCATCGGCGACACCGCGCTGGTCGACCAGGGCGACGACGACCTCGCTCCGCCGACCGCCCAGGCCGCCTGGCAGGCCGCAGAAGTCGCCGGCGAGAACCTCGCCCGCGCCGTCCGTGGCGCTCCCCTGAAGTCGTGGCGCCACGAGGACAAGGGGACGCTCATCTCGATCGGCGAGGAGGCGGTCGCCCACGACGTGAAGGCGCCCGGATTCACGATCCCCGTGAACACCTTCGGCGGCCCGGCCGCCAAGGCGCTGAAGAAGGCCGTCGCGAGCCGCTGGATCGCGGACGTCTCCGGGTACGGGCGCGCGCTCAACGCCTGGAACGACATGTGAACCGCCACGAATAGTCTCCGCGGACGCACGGCGCCGTCCGTTCTCACGCTCCGCCTCGTCCGCCAGCCGTGCGTTCGTCGCCGCGGGGCTCGGTCACTCCTCGCGGCCGTCGAGGTGCCGACGCCGGGTGTGACCGCAAAGCGCGTCGGCCACGAACGGTAACCGTTCGCGCTCCCGGAGTCGTGTGTACCCACCGGAGCCGGGTGCTGTTTCCCGGTTCGCGATCAGTGCTCGGGCGGCTCCGAGGGCGCCTCCATCCCGTCGATCTTGAGAATGAGGACGGAGGCGGTGTCGTCTTTCCCGTCGACCGTGCCGTCGATCACTAGTTTCGACAGCGGCGTCGGCCCGACGCTGACGGAGTCGCCCTCGTGGAAGTCGCGCACCGACCCCTGGACGTGGATCTCCGCGCGGCACAGCTCCGGGTGGTGGACCGACGTGAGGTTGATCTCTTGGACGTTCACGTTGTCGAGCCGTTCCCCCTCGTGGAACAGCGGCGTCGACGCGGGCTCGTCCAGGTTCTGGAGGTCCAGCGCCTCGAACGCGTTTGCCGTCGGCTTGTAGCCACCCTTCGGCCCGGGTACCCCCTCCACCAACTGGAGGGCCTTCAGGCTCTGCATCTGGTTGCGGATCGTGCCGGCGTTGCGGCCGACGGCGTCCGCGATCGTCTCTCCCTTGACGGCGTCTTCCTCCTCACGGTAGAGGTTGACCAGTTCGTTGAGGATCTTCCGCTGACTGTCGGTGAGCTCGATGGACGACATTTGTATATAGTCGTCTTGGAACCCGCATAAAACCACGGACCCAGTACACCCGCGAGAGCGATCCCCACACGGCGGGGGGTTCGACCCGGCGGAGCTTCACGTGATCGCCGTACAGCTCCGCTTCGGTCGCGCTCCGAAACGGGACTCCGATCGCCGCTTCGAGCCCTGCCCTCGACCGGCACATCAGCCAACCGACACCGCTTTTTGCGCGGGCGAATCCAGTTCGGACATGAACGACGCACGCGTGCTGGTCACCGGCGGCGCCGGGTTCATCGGTTCGAACCTCGCGAACGCGCTGGCGGCCGCCGGCAACGACGTGATCGCGCTCGACAACGGCTACCTCGGGACGCCGGAGAACCTCTCGGCGGCCGTGGAGTTCGTCGAGGCCGACGTGCTCGACGAGGGGCTCCCGACCGACGTGGACGTTGTCTTCCACCTCGCGGCGCTGTCCTCGCGCCAGATGCTCGAGGAGAACCCCCGGCAGGGCGCCCGCGTCAACATCGAGGGATTCGTCAACGTCGTCGAGCAGGCTCGCGACGACGGCTGCGACACCGTCGTGTACGCGTCGACGTCCTC contains:
- a CDS encoding HTH domain-containing protein, which encodes MSSIELTDSQRKILNELVNLYREEEDAVKGETIADAVGRNAGTIRNQMQSLKALQLVEGVPGPKGGYKPTANAFEALDLQNLDEPASTPLFHEGERLDNVNVQEINLTSVHHPELCRAEIHVQGSVRDFHEGDSVSVGPTPLSKLVIDGTVDGKDDTASVLILKIDGMEAPSEPPEH
- a CDS encoding NAD(P)/FAD-dependent oxidoreductase, whose amino-acid sequence is MSQQVVVVGAGYAGAGTVKAFEDAIEPGEAELTWVSDTDYHLVLHESHRVIRKPEVESKVAIPVEEIKDDDTDFVRGRVTEIDTDERVIHTRDGDEIDYDYALVAVGSATAFFGIDGLREHALTLKTLDDAREIHQAVKTAGQEATTTDPAKVLVGGAGLSGIQSAGEIAEYRDDHKAPIDIEIVEGLDSVFPNNDPEVQGAIQKRLNQKDIAVSTGEFISKVDENAVYLGGAESEYYGEDGEGDAPETDEIDFSNDLVMDYDVLLWTGGITGQPEVEEFHLDADERSNRVYAESTFETSDDRVFAIGDTALVDQGDDDLAPPTAQAAWQAAEVAGENLARAVRGAPLKSWRHEDKGTLISIGEEAVAHDVKAPGFTIPVNTFGGPAAKALKKAVASRWIADVSGYGRALNAWNDM
- a CDS encoding nucleoside phosphorylase, which translates into the protein MSDRDPSDDSEDPNAEVQYHIEVGSDDVADTVLLPGNPERVDKVTALWDDHEEVGQHREYRTATGEYDGEPLSVTSTGIGSPSAAIAVEELARVGADTFIRVGSCGAIQEGMEVGDLVITSGAVRQEGTSKEYVREDYPAATDHEVVSALVAAAERLGYDYHVGITMSADSFYAGQGRPGFEGFEAAGSDALVEELREANVKNIEMEAAAIATIANVYGLRAGAVCTVYANRVTGEFRTEGESRAAECASLAAALLARMDEVKREAGVDRWHAGLSLE